A stretch of the Uranotaenia lowii strain MFRU-FL chromosome 3, ASM2978415v1, whole genome shotgun sequence genome encodes the following:
- the LOC129752820 gene encoding uncharacterized protein LOC129752820 has product MVQCDDCDGWNHFSCVGVNQSVESKKWNCEKCKAKKKKAGDIKDPKNAALRKKVDKPKPEKNNIATKKENSQLKKPIREPSKAASVTSAGSRKSAKAHLELQLQRLVAEQTLLEEKKKLMEKHFSILEELVDLEDEEAAEEENDANAKVENWLGAAGAKRQEDEPNSTSEEEGCSDDEEEEEGGEKDSSDDSKEETETDSSDDSSEDEKGGSNDFSFNPKGRSTPAKKGESKRKDASSNRLTWNLTRNQLAARHVVAKDLPLFSGNPEEWPMFFSTFESTTRMCGYTDDENMIRLRNCLKGDAFAAVRSFLLHPKTVNRAMDALKLKFGQPRFIIESLKDKVLAIPPVDSESMNAMVDFALDVQNLTVMIDACGRKELKQDASLLNSLVSKLPGPMQLQWAKHSRSIRKVNLKTFGKWIYEIGEDACLVSKPRQPKVPSHNQEPRRRAQAYVNAHVEHQGEYRAHFPGGSTSSAGARRTCPTACIVCRGSCSSLANCQGFRELSYDGRWAITREAKMCRKCLKRHRGGCVSRNCGVNGCTCKHHPLLHKQLNPESAPMQPNAEFTPIQTGDNVQREERSCHTHLSGSSAVLFRYVPVVVYGNGIVIHCYAFLDDGSSLTLMDQDLADELNLAGKSCPLSLKWTGDTRRIEDNSQIVSLEVSGLTGERFHMGDVRTVSGLQLPPQTLDAKQLQAENTYLRGIPLESYHSIQPRLLIGVQHANMTLVRESREGKPGQPIAVKTDLGWTIYSGASNGEALSMVHYTYHITSCDHKTESNAAEEHERDVHYPNGESKATACTRSPAVDGPPVDSSVTSSTRPFAHVNIDLLEKREVAKGSRVEKRLGGPLFCLSILGVYLLLASSLTSNLCSDSNWETNFVGIDRALKEALQAVYQHKMIQELCLVSTTYCFNLPAAPHMGGSWGQFVQSVKQTLAELQSPYRSKEDELRSASVGVESIFNGRPLTYVPIEDEAVPALTRNHWLVGSFHVIKL; this is encoded by the coding sequence ATGGTGCAGTGCGACGATTGTGATGGATGGAATCACTTTAGTTGTGTGGGTGTGAACCAAAGTGTGGAGAGTAAAAAGTGGAACTGTGAGAAGTGCAAAGCAAAAAAGAAGAAGGCAGGTGATATCAAGGATCCCAAGAACGCTGCGTTACGGAAGAAGGTCGATAAACCGAAGCCAGAGAAGAATAACATCGCAACGAAGAAGGAAAATTCTCAGCTGAAGAAACCCATACGAGAACCGTCGAAAGCTGCCTCAGTGACGTCAGCAGGATCGAGGAAGTCTGCGAAAGCACATCTAGAGCTACAGTTACAGAGACTTGTGGCGGAACAGACGCTGTTAGAGGAAAAGAAGAAGTTGATGGAGAAACACTTCAGCATTCTCGAAGAGTTGGTCGATCTCGAAGACGAAGAAGCAGCGGAAGAAGAAAACGACGCTAATGCGAAGGTAGAGAACTGGTTGGGCGCCGCTGGAGCCAAGCGCCAAGAAGATGAACCAAATTCTACAAGTGAAGAAGAAGGGTGTTCCGACGACGAAGAAGAGGAAGAAGGTGGAGAAAAGGATTCCAGCGATGATTCCAAGGAGGAAACGGAGACAGACAGCAGCGATGACTCTAGTGAGGACGAAAAGGGAGGATCTAACGATTTCAGCTTCAATCCGAAGGGTCGTTCTACGCCAGCGAAGAAAGGCGAAAGCAAGCGAAAAGACGCAAGCAGTAACCGGTTAACCTGGAACCTGACGCGCAATCAGCTCGCCGCTCGCCATGTTGTCGCAAAGGACTTGCCTTTGTTTTCAGGGAATCCCGAGGAATGGCCGAtgtttttttccacttttgaaaGCACGACTCGGATGTGCGGCTACACTGACGACGAAAACATGATACGACTGAGGAACTGCTTGAAGGGAGATGCATTTGCTGCCGTTCGAAGTTTTCTGCTCCATCCGAAGACAGTGAACAGGGCGATGGATGCGCTCAAGTTAAAATTTGGGCAGCCGAGGTTCATTATCGAATCCCTGAAAGACAAGGTTCTTGCCATTCCACCGGTCGACTCTGAGTCTATGAACGCGATGGTCGATTTTGCGCTGGACGTCCAAAACCTGACGGTGATGATCGACGCCTGTGGTCGGAAGGAGCTCAAGCAGGATGCTTCATTGCTGAACTCACTGGTTTCCAAACTTCCGGGACCAATGCAATTACAGTGGGCAAAACACTCTAGAAGTATTCGGAAGGTCAACCTGAAGACTTTCGGAAAGTGGATCTACGAGATAGGCGAAGACGCCTGTCTGGTTTCGAAGCCGCGTCAGCCCAAAGTACCGTCACACAACCAGGAACCACGCAGGAGAGCTCAGGCATACGTGAATGCTCACGTTGAGCACCAGGGAGAGTACCGTGCTCATTTCCCAGGAGGTAGCACATCATCAGCCGGCGCAAGAAGAACCTGCCCCACAGCGTGCATTGTCTGCAGGGGATCTTGTTCATCTCTCGCGAACTGCCAAGGATTTCGGGAACTGTCGTACGATGGACGGTGGGCAATCACACGTGAAGCCAAGATGTGCCGGAAATGCCTGAAGCGCCACAGAGGGGGATGTGTGTCCAGGAACTGCGGAGTCAACGGATGCACATGCAAACATCACCCATTGCTGCACAAGCAACTCAATCCAGAATCCGCGCCCATGCAACCAAACGCAGAGTTCACGCCCATCCAGACCGGAGACAACGTGCAACGGGAAGAGCGGTCCTGCCACACTCACCTGTCCGGGTCCAGCGCTGTCCTGTTTCGCTATGTTCCAGTCGTGGTGTATGGGAACGGGATTGTGATCCATTGCTACGCTTTCTTGGATGACGGATCCTCGCTGACACTTATGGACCAAGATCTTGCGGACGAACTAAACCTGGCTGGAAAATCTTGTCCATTGAGTCTCAAATGGACCGGAGACACACGCCGTATTGAAGATAATAGCCAGATTGTCAGCTTAGAAGTGTCCGGCCTAACGGGAGAGCGCTTTCACATGGGAGACGTACGAACAGTGAGCGGACTGCAACTACCGCCTCAGACACTCGACGCGAAACAACTTCAGGCTGAAAACACTTATCTGCGAGGGATTCCCCTGGAGTCGTATCATAGTATCCAGCCTCGTCTACTCATCGGTGTGCAACATGCAAACATGACACTTGTCAGGGAGAGTCGAGAAGGCAAGCCTGGTCAGCCGATTGCTGTTAAGACCGATTTAGGATGGACGATCTACAGTGGAGCGTCGAATGGAGAAGCGCTTAGCATGGTACACTACACTTATCACATTACCTCTTGTGACCACAAGACAGAATCGAACGCTGCAGAGGAGCATGAACGCGACGTGCATTACCCGAATGGCGAATCGAAGGCAACTGCCTGTACGCGTTCTCCTGCGGTCGATGGCCCACCTGTGGATTCATCAGTCACATCATCGACTCGACCGTTCGCACACGTTAATATCGACCTTTTGGAAAAAAGGGAAGTGGCTAAagggagtagagtagagaagagattGGGGGGTCCTCTGTTTTGTCTTTCTATCCTCGGGGTGTACTTACTATTAGCTAGCTCTTTAACCTCAAACTTGTGCAGCGACAGCAATTGGGAAACCAATTTCGTTGGCATCGATCGGGCGTTGAAGGAGGCGTTGCAAGCTGTATACCAGCACAAGATGATCCAGGAGTTATGTTTGGTGTCCACCACCTACTGTTTCAATCTACCGGCAGCTCCCCATATGGGGGGGAGCTGGGGACAATTTGTACAGTCCGTCAAGCAGACCTTAGCGGAGTTACAATCACCATATCGCTCTAAGGAGGATGAACTTAGGAGTGCCTCAGTCGGGGTCGAAAGCATCTTCAACGGCAGGCCGCTCACCTATGTACCGATCGAGGATGAAGCCGTTCCTGCGCTTACACGAAACCACTGGTTGGTCGGCAGTTTCCACGTGATCAAGCTATGA